The following are from one region of the Pocillopora verrucosa isolate sample1 chromosome 3, ASM3666991v2, whole genome shotgun sequence genome:
- the LOC131776974 gene encoding protein YIPF3: MATLGDEDKSSSASSEESRSSSWYLVQDNSSAVIDIANTDDLQSEPGNGESHEGSPSRQAISETEFMERIRERMAQEVGGYVWQAGKQSAKRAFDLYANIDILRPYFDVEPIEVRNRLLHSLIPKLPSTASPQTVVGELYGPLMLVFTLIAILLFSMKTSGHTVQEGTLMGTAFGVCFGYWLGGAGMFYAVAFMSSTHLTFLQILSLSGYALFGNVVCLFLTTVGYHHSHSFFYALWLVFGGLSAAKLVTVFMSRTFNRHQGLIAGCVVAGVHLLFLLYLHFAYHSVYEESAEMVLSRHSREVVTTPLRDMVPSVAQFTKSIGSDQVLDAMARVKRSINETTGLFEATSMTM, from the exons atggcgacgCTAGGCGACGAAGATAAAAGTAGCTCTGCTTCAAGCGAAGAGAGCCGTTCATCGAGTTGGTATCTCGTACAG GATAATTCCTCTGCAGTAATTGATATTGCAAATACAGATGACCTGCAATCAGAACCAGGAAATGGGGAAAg TCATGAAGGAAGTCCAAGTCGGCAAGCAATATCAGAGACGGAGTTTATGGAAAGGATCCGAGAAAGAATGGCACAGGAAGTTGGAGGATAT GTCTGGCAGGCTGGAAAACAATCAGCCAAAAGAGCTTTTGATCTGTATGCAAACATTGATATACTTAGGCCATACTTTGATGTTGAACCAATTGAAGTTCGTAATCG tttGCTCCATTCACTGATACCAAAGTTGCCCTCCACAGCATCCCCTCAG ACAGTTGTTGGAGAGTTGTACGGACCACTGATGTTGGTTTTCACCCTGATTGCTATTCTTCTCTTCAGTATGAAAACATCAGGACACACAGTG CAAGAGGGAACACTCATGGGTACAGCTTTTGGTGTTTGTTTTGGATACTGGCTGGGTGGTGCTGGAATGTTCTATGCTGTGGCATTTATGAGTAGCACCCATCTTACCTTTCTCCAGATTCTTTCCTTATCT gGATATGCATTGTTTGGAAATGTGGTGTGTCTATTTCTAACGACTGTTGGCTATCATCATTCCCACTCATTTTTTTATGCTCTGTGGTTAGTGTTTGGAGGTTTATCGGCAGCTAAATTG GTGACTGTTTTCATGAGTCGTACATTCAATCGACATCAGGGCCTGATTGCTGGTTGTGTGGTGGCTGGTGTTCATTTACTGTTTTTACTCTATCTCCACTTTGCATATCACAGTGTTTATGAAG AATCAGCTGAAATGGTCTTGTCTCGTCACTCAAGAGAGGTGGTAACCACACCCCTGAGAGATATGGTACCATCTGTGGCTCAGTTCACAAAGAGCATTGGAAGTGATCAAGTGCTAGATGCCATGGCCAGAGTCAAAAGAAGCATAAATGAGA CTACAGGCTTGTTTGAAGCAACATCCATGACCATGTGA
- the LOC136279536 gene encoding von Hippel-Lindau disease tumor suppressor-like, translating to MENEEPSSTPRSLHSRTGTPVRFINHSRSRVKLFWLDYQGRQVLCSTLEPSNGHYDVDTYVTHPWITFDEQTNQPKMERINSSLNVYFFNFVAVPYTLQENCRELVKKLVLPQNFNDLPLPQRIIREICQCD from the exons ATGGAAAATGAAGAACCCTCCTCGACTCCAAGATCTCTACACTCGAGAACTGGTACGCCAGTGAGATTCATCAATCATTCAAGAAGTCGAGTTAAATTGTTTTGGCTCGACTACCAGGGAAGGCAGGTTTTATGTTCTACACTTGAACCGTCAAACGGTCATTACGATGTGGACACGTACGTCACTCACCCCTGGATTACATTTGACGAACAAACGAACCAGCCAA AAATGGAAAGAATTAATTCCAGTCtgaatgtatatttttttaattttgttgcaGTACCATATACACTTCAGGAAAACTGTAGAGAATTAGTGAAGAAGCTTGTTTTGCCACAGAATTTCAATGACCTTCCTCTACCTCAAAGAATCATCAGGGAAATTTGTCAATGTGATTAA
- the LOC131776975 gene encoding uncharacterized protein, with the protein MANLRRLWSFLYGIILWSCMLRAFFVSGRLIRKGEARTNSTLQEFERGMDMLEQCKTLNCSFAIDGDECEKFKESVYTEKALAIFITVNVTNSTNNEETTGKVLGESGGNGMENGQVKQMWVWLRDVRGKFLATLPYDFDILSLSTLKKDVLTLKFTTTPQYCFTNMSKTCRRSFIATAIFNNCLGHTYGNLCVRPQEHEEYRCCKKKDNDYVCDEPIKDNRWIDIAIRFLWACSIGFGLFAPLLLKYFPKEFKKRPKIRPARSLLSRSESVYTDNETLSVDTTTSGERPLMFALDDGMLDLLRTKTESVVFSRLSRCLFVILLSSLPLLQVFIYMHSKKEDVGATTGKFLGVGDAFIAWMEPYGQNSLGAAYGFCIMLTCIAVAIPRTLSDCARRLSGRRDERTFLGFKKPDEIIGISDKRGFQLMYENMVFHLYCLLKLKFWKFLLLVMIYPLLKLCNIDVFDEDLAESDENVEQSDEEENCQLCSKICKVVLTLLLFPFWAVTIATAFFLYIFPVTYVSFRIWKMLFRIEIESPCCQYIPACVRITTFPVLYILFIVFCMCVEASYYMLAVVLTLNIMVLGSIIGFTIIGLLFNIEFYFPYIILSLWVIVYILRGTHKYYTQFTNLKTIVFEEGEKFDEETRQEASIRETFSGAPPERRSPSLSSPSRSKSTSANFLITVDGYGVPSIPLDIFLASSRKLMPFKRIILAKIFKVIALGSYLVVIFLFVMSLMEFKAVNPIVQGLALLFLGGLPLLTQQSPHHKIEAEEIRARFYVKDFMKQYTKRDL; encoded by the coding sequence ATGGCTAATCTTAGGAGATTATGGAGCTTTCTCTATGGAATTATCCTTTGGTCGTGTATGTTACGCGCCTTTTTTGTGAGTGGTCGACTAATAAGAAAAGGCGAAGCCAGAACAAACTCGACCTTGCAAGAATTCGAGCGAGGAATGGACATGTTGGAACAATGCAAAACCTTGAATTGCTCGTTCGCCATCGATGGAGACGAATGCGAAAAATTCAAGGAATCGGTATACACAGAAAAAGCACTGGCTATTTTCATTACCGTAAACGTCACAAATTCGACGAATAACGAAGAAACCACAGGAAAGGTCTTGGGGGAGAGTGGAGGCAATGGAATGGAGAACGGTCAGGTGAAGCAAATGTGGGTATGGCTGCGAGACGTGCGTGGAAAGTTTCTTGCCACTCTACCTTACGACTTCGATATTCTTTCCCTCTCCACTTTGAAAAAGGATGTGCTAACTTTGAAATTTACTACGACGCCTCAATACTGCTTTACAAACATGTCTAAAACTTGTCGACGCAGTTTTATTGCGACAGCCATCTTTAATAATTGTCTTGGACACACTTATGGCAACCTCTGTGTGAGACCACAAGAACATGAAGAATATCgctgttgtaaaaaaaaagacaatgattATGTTTGTGATGAACCCATAAAAGACAATCGGTGGATTGATATTGCTATAAGGTTTCTCTGGGCTTGCTCAATTGGATTTGGCCTGTTTGCACCTCTTTTGTTAAAGTATTTTCcaaaagagtttaaaaagaGACCTAAAATAAGGCCAGCGAGGTCATTGTTAAGTAGAAGTGAATCAGTGTATACAGATAATGAAACCTTATCAGTGGACACAACGACATCGGGTGAGCGTCCTCTGATGTTCGCTCTTGACGATGGAATGTTAGATTTACTACGCACTAAAACGGAGTCAGTGGTTTTCTCAAGATTGAGTCGTTGTCTTTTTGTCATCTTGCTGAGTTCTCTGCCTTTGCTACAAGTTTTTATATACATGCACTCAAAGAAGGAGGATGTGGGAGCTACCACTGGAAAATTTCTTGGTGTTGGAGATGCATTTATCGCTTGGATGGAACCATATGGACAAAATTCACTGGGTGCTGCATATGGTTTTTGCATCATGTTAACATGCATTGCAGTTGCAATCCCTAGAACCTTGTCTGATTGTGCAAGGCGGCTCTCTGGGAGGAGAGATGAGCGCACATTCCTTGGATTCAAGAAACCTGATGAGATCATTGGTATCTCAGACAAGAGAGGGTTCCAGCTGATGTATGAGAACATGGTCTTTCATCTATACTGTctacttaaattaaaattttggaagTTTTTGCTCCTGGTGATGATCTATCCCTTACTAAAACTCTGTAACATTGATGTCTTTGATGAAGACCTTGCAGAGTCAGATGAAAATGTTGAACAATCAGATGAGGAAGAAAACTGTCAACTGTGCTCCAAAATTTGTAAGGTAGTGCTAACACTGCTCTTGTTTCCATTTTGGGCAGTCACTATTGCCACAGCTTTCTTCCTGTATATTTTTCCAGTTACTTATGTTAGTTTTCGCATCTGGAAAATGCTGTTCCGAATTGAAATAGAATCGCCATGCTGCCAGTACATCCCTGCATGTGTGAGAATAACAACTTTTCCAGTTTTGTACATCCTGTTTATAGTGTTTTGCATGTGTGTGGAAGCATCTTATTACATGTTAGCAGTCGTCCTGACATTGAACATCATGGTTCTGGGAAGCATTATTGGATTTACAATAATTGGACTTCTCTTTaacattgaattttattttccataCATTATTCTCAGCTTGTGGGTTATAGTATATATTCTCAGAGGAACACACAAATATTACACTCAATTTACCAACCTCAAGACTATTGTTTTTGAAGAGGGTGAAAAATTTGACGAAGAGACTAGGCAGGAAGCCAGCATCCGTGAAACTTTTAGTGGTGCACCTCCTGAGAGAAGGTCCCCCTCACTTTCTTCCCCTTCAAGGAGCAAGTCAACTTCAGCAAACTTCCTTATCACAGTTGATGGTTATGGTGTTCCCAGCATCCCACTGGATATTTTCCTTGCATCCTCTCGTAAACTAATGCCTTTCAAGCGTATTATACTGGCCAAAATTTTTAAGGTGATCGCACTGGGAAGTTACCTTGTAGTGATATTCTTGTTTGTGATGTCACTGATGGAATTTAAAGCTGTGAATCCCATAGTTCAAGGACTGGCACTGTTATTTCTTGGTGGACTGCCCTTGTTGACTCAGCAAAGCCCACATCACAAAATAGAGGCTGAAGAAATCAGAGCAAGGTTTTATGTCAAGGATTTCATGAAACAGTACACAAAGAGGGATTTGTAA